A genomic segment from Nitrospira sp. encodes:
- a CDS encoding glutamine synthetase adenylyl-L-tyrosine phosphorylase/ glutamate-ammonia-ligase adenylyltransferase gives MLHGNADRERILAVITPLCQDVEADILQDFVTRMDRDYFAAFPPNILATHIRQAASLTPDRPCEVSIVDAPGGRCTITVVAYDYFSEFATICGLLSAFGLNIEEGQIYTFAEAAAPALARSAWTDGPRARPKGRPGLSRKKIVDVFRVEPVRSASFGPEDRRRLVVELTQMIALLDADRFDEARQAVNRQLVEYLGQRRGSFSGLLHTVQITFDNSQSPTDTVMDIQSDDTPAFLYAFANALAMRNMYIAKAQFSIEGGKLHDRFYVRNRHGQKLTDQADQQHLRLTAVLIKQFTHALTWAPDPAKALEAFDQFLDLTVQETKGKAQKQALAFLSDKKTFPLLARLLGTSDFLWEDFLRRQHGNLLPLLQGYRDAPLIKPQASLRRELDRFMAKATTEKVSREALNRFKDQELFRIDMKHMVDASSLADFSEALTELAEVIVARSLKDCRAKLDKQYGAPRLANRKLCSFSILGMGKFGGRELGYASDIEVLFVYGGAGRTGGRQGIENSEYFERLAHELLQWIEAKQEGIFHLDVRLRPHGGKGSLTNPLEEVTNYYSTAGLAAPFERQAMIKLRFVAGDAVLGKQVEAHRNQYVYSGEPWDLTIALDLRRQQLKQLVELGTVNVKHSAGGLVDIEYAVQYLQVIHGHKHPSLRTPNTMQALTALVERGIVTRQDGEHLRKAYLFIRMLIDGLRMVRGNAKDLVLPPSDSDDFIFLARRVGYQTDDWQAGARHLQTDIEEHMRATKRFFEKTFGKL, from the coding sequence ATGCTGCACGGGAACGCCGATCGCGAGCGGATCCTCGCCGTCATCACGCCGCTCTGTCAGGATGTGGAGGCGGACATCCTGCAGGACTTTGTCACGCGGATGGACCGCGATTATTTCGCCGCCTTTCCCCCGAACATTCTCGCGACGCACATCCGACAGGCCGCTTCCCTCACGCCGGACCGGCCCTGCGAGGTCTCCATCGTCGATGCGCCGGGCGGTCGTTGCACGATCACCGTGGTGGCTTACGACTACTTTTCCGAGTTCGCCACGATCTGCGGCCTGCTCTCGGCCTTCGGGCTCAATATCGAGGAAGGCCAGATTTATACGTTCGCGGAAGCCGCTGCGCCGGCTCTCGCCCGTAGCGCCTGGACCGACGGCCCACGCGCCCGGCCGAAAGGCCGTCCGGGTCTCAGCCGGAAAAAAATCGTCGATGTCTTTCGCGTCGAACCGGTGCGCAGCGCCTCATTCGGACCAGAGGATCGCCGCCGGCTCGTCGTCGAACTCACCCAGATGATTGCCCTGCTGGATGCGGATCGGTTCGACGAAGCGCGCCAGGCGGTGAATCGACAACTCGTCGAGTATCTTGGCCAGCGCCGCGGATCCTTCAGCGGGCTGCTCCACACCGTCCAGATTACCTTCGATAACAGCCAGTCCCCGACCGATACGGTAATGGACATCCAGTCGGACGATACCCCGGCCTTTCTCTATGCCTTCGCCAACGCCCTGGCAATGCGCAACATGTACATTGCGAAGGCGCAGTTCTCGATCGAAGGCGGTAAGCTGCACGATCGGTTCTACGTCCGCAATCGCCACGGTCAAAAGCTCACCGACCAGGCGGACCAACAGCACCTGCGCCTGACCGCGGTGCTCATCAAGCAGTTTACCCATGCGTTGACTTGGGCGCCGGACCCGGCCAAGGCCCTCGAAGCCTTCGACCAATTCCTGGACTTGACCGTACAAGAAACCAAGGGTAAGGCGCAGAAACAGGCCCTCGCCTTTCTCAGCGACAAAAAGACCTTCCCGCTCCTGGCCCGCCTGCTCGGTACCAGCGACTTCCTGTGGGAAGACTTTCTCCGCCGCCAACACGGCAATTTGCTGCCGCTCCTGCAGGGGTACCGCGATGCCCCGCTCATCAAGCCACAGGCCTCGCTCCGCAGGGAACTGGACCGTTTCATGGCCAAGGCTACAACCGAGAAGGTGAGCAGGGAAGCCCTGAACCGATTCAAGGACCAGGAACTCTTCCGCATCGATATGAAGCACATGGTCGATGCATCGAGTCTCGCCGACTTTTCAGAAGCGCTGACTGAACTGGCAGAAGTGATCGTGGCCCGGAGTCTGAAAGACTGTCGAGCCAAGTTGGACAAACAATACGGCGCGCCCCGCCTGGCCAACAGAAAACTCTGCTCCTTTTCCATCCTCGGCATGGGGAAGTTCGGTGGGCGTGAACTGGGCTATGCCTCGGATATCGAAGTCCTGTTCGTCTATGGTGGAGCCGGACGCACCGGCGGGAGACAGGGCATCGAAAACAGCGAATACTTCGAACGGCTGGCGCATGAACTGCTCCAATGGATCGAAGCCAAGCAGGAAGGCATCTTTCACCTGGATGTTCGCCTCCGTCCCCACGGCGGCAAGGGTTCCCTCACCAACCCACTTGAAGAGGTCACCAACTACTACAGCACCGCCGGGCTGGCCGCGCCCTTCGAACGACAAGCCATGATCAAACTGCGATTCGTCGCCGGAGACGCGGTACTGGGCAAACAGGTCGAAGCCCACCGGAACCAGTACGTCTACAGCGGCGAACCGTGGGACCTCACGATAGCCTTGGACTTGCGACGGCAACAATTGAAACAACTCGTCGAGCTCGGCACCGTCAACGTCAAGCACAGCGCCGGCGGGCTCGTCGACATCGAATATGCCGTGCAATACCTTCAAGTGATTCACGGACACAAACATCCATCGTTGCGAACACCGAACACGATGCAGGCACTGACGGCGCTTGTCGAACGCGGAATCGTCACCAGGCAGGACGGGGAGCATTTGCGGAAAGCGTATCTGTTTATCCGCATGCTGATCGACGGGCTCCGCATGGTTCGCGGCAATGCCAAGGATCTCGTGCTCCCGCCATCGGACTCAGACGACTTTATTTTCCTTGCACGACGTGTGGGGTACCAGACGGATGATTGGCAAGCGGGAGCCAGACATTTGCAGACAGATATTGAGGAACATATGCGGGCGACGAAGAGGTTTTTTGAGAAGACGTTTGGGAAATTGTAG